The following nucleotide sequence is from Mangifera indica cultivar Alphonso chromosome 1, CATAS_Mindica_2.1, whole genome shotgun sequence.
GTAATTCAGTTTGAACGAGTTCATCTTGAGATGGTAAAAAGGAAGATTTACGTATAAGGCCAGAGTTGAGTTGAgccgaatcgaattcaaacatGCATTGAGCTCAAATCATAAATGATCAATTTAATATTAAGCTCGTTCAAACTAGTCAAAAATGTCATTAGAGGTCATCAATGGAATGATTAGGTTTGTTAATAGGATAAATAGTATAATTAATGAGGTAAACATAATCGCTAGAGGTGAATTCGATTTGAActataaaataacacaaatcaAGTCAAACACCAGTTCAATCCAAATTAgcttgtttcaaatttattccAACTTATATAACAGTTTAATGCATATTCGGAAAAAAATAAGAGGTGACAATGTAAGTCTGGCTGGATTAggattgaattattaaatttcaatGGCGAAAGTATTCTGTTTTAGCTTGAGGCAGGCAACATATAGCAGCCTTGAGTTGAGCCACCTCTTGAAGACTTTTCTCACAGGTATTATGTAATCGCCAGCCTTCAAAGTCAGGTATAGTTTTcttcaataaattattagaaactTCATACACGCCCACCAGCTTTTCTGGGAATCTGGTAACAATGAATTTGATCGCGATTATTTATTCAGTGCAATGTTAAAGTATGCATTTTTCTATTATGATTAAAACTTGTTATAGCCTGAAAGCCAAATGATACCATACCACTTACAAAATCCGAGGGAATCATCCCAGGTGCTGGAAGGTCGAAAAGGATTTGAGGCAACCTGACTTTTGAAAGCTTGCAAAGCTAGTTTTTCTGTTTCACTTCCAGGATTGGCGTTTTGCTCAGACAAGCTGAACATAAATATTGAGCATGAACGAGCCTGACTTGTACCCACGCTTAATCTATGCTGAGGTAAAGATTAAATATCCCTAGTCCCTTATTTGTAGTACAGTTTTCTTAAAGCAAACGCACGGTAAAATCTATGTTGTGATGATCATCAACAAGACTTACATGTGACAAGCCTGTGCAAGATCAGAGGAAATTACAAGGAGAGCTCCAGAAAcaatttttgcattttttgcAATTCTGTGGTGACATCTTTGATCTCCTTTCTTTCACTTGGCAATTCTGCGGAGCAATGAAGCCCTAGTTTCAATAAAGAGACTAGATTCTCATGAATTTTGCCTTGCAAAGTTGGTTCCAATACGCCTCTGCAAACTTGGACTTGAAGGGCTTCTTCAAGAATCGTTGAGTCGACAATTTCAGCTACCTGATCTGGAATCGACATCTTTACAAATCTGTGAAGGCTAAGGCCTTCCCTGAACATGTCATGGGTTGGTCTCTTCCCTGTCAACATTTCCAGCAATACGATGCCGAAGCTGTACACGTCTCCGTATGTTGAAACCTCTCCAGAGACGCCATACTCTGCTTTATATTAGCAATGAACACTTAATAATGGTTGCCAAAGAGAAAATTTTACTCATAACTAAAGAAAAATCTGTTAAGTCTCCCTTTTGATTCTCGAAAAGGACATGGAAAATCGatgcttaaattttttatgtaaaaaaatactGGTTTCTGTTGCACTGCAATTAATGATAGATTTGAGTCCAATCACGTCTAAACGTGAGCTaactaaagtttaatttgaatcctAAATAGTTAGCTCGAATTCAGGTTCATTATTGGGGtcaataataagataaataatatcgctgataaaataaataatattgttggtAGGTTAAACTAGAACTGAACTAGTtcaatttcaaaagttaacatattttagtttaattgagTTGAAATTCGTTTAGGTCAAACTTGAGATAGAGTTACGAGTTGTACAAATGGCTCAATTCAGTTCAAGTTTAACTTAtgactcaattttattaatgtcaatcaattaaaaataacgttgttttgtCATTATTGGATAAAATGTCACCTCACGATTATTGGGTAAACGATATTATTTGATCAATAGGTCGTAAACATGAGTTACGAATTCAAACCAAGAGTTCAAGtcataaattcgaattgaactttgaattttgaatttaagaatcaaattgaactcaaattacttttaaattttactcgaaaaactcaaactaaacaattttttattcgagttaaactcaaataagaaagtTTTTAGACTTGGCTCAAATTATACCCAACCCTAGTCATTGAgtgaaattcgaattgagttatCAAACTTAAgcttcaatttgaatttggctcaaattaaaccaaaacgAGCTAACTCTGTTGGAATCCATAGCTATCTTGAAGAGATTCTACGAAGGGGATTGGTGTTACCTGGAGAAACATAACCGATGGAGCCCTTTAACCTACTTGAGCTGGTCGGGTCTTGAGGAGGGTTCTCATAAAGCAGTCTTGCCAACCCAAAATCACCAACATGAGCGACCATGGCATCGTCTAGCAGCACATTGCTTGGCTTCAGATCACAATGAACAATGCGTGTGTGGCAATGGTGGTGGAGGTACTCCAATGCATTAGCTATATCAATGGCTATGCTCAGCCGTTGcatcaatttcaaatttggcCTGGGATTTTCCAATTCATTATTCCGATGCAACCAATCTTCTAAACTTCCATTAGGCATGAACTCATAGACCAGAGCCTTGAATTCATTGCCTTTGTTATCTATACTCGAGCAAGAAGTGATTATTTTTACTAGATTGCGATGTCGAATGCTCCTCAAGGCATCACATTCCTTAATGAAGCTTTTTGAAGCTCCCATTTGTTGAAGATCTAGCACCTTCACTGCAACAGGCGTTTCCTCACGGCCCAGCCTGCCTTTGTACACGAAACCGTAGCCCCCGCTGCCTATCAAATTGGCAGAGGAGAACCTTTCTGTTGCTTTCAGAAGCTCTGCATAAGAAATCTTCAAATACTTGCCCCCCATAGGAGAATCAGCCAATGCTTTTCCTCCTTTTCTCCTCCAACAGCCTATTGCCAAAAAGCATATTAAAAGCAAACAAATAGCCAAGGAAGctgttataattattattctgAAGCGTCGTCGCTGCCATAAATTCCTGGAGCCTACCGATGTGCAGCTAGGCAAATGCAATTCTGGGATTCCACCACAAAGCTGATCATTTCCTATGATTGAAATCGCACTTGCATTTTTAAAGATACCTTCTCTTGGTACCTCACCCTTGAGATTATTGTAGGACAGGTTCAACGTTTGCAAGAACATAAATGTATTGAGAAATTTGGGAATTTCCCCAGTAAAGTTGTTCCGGGAAAGATCAAGGTTTTCAAGACCTTTTAAAGAACTTAAAGGAGGGATATGTCCCCGAAAGGAATTGCCACTAAGATTTAGGCTCGTCAGGCCATCACAACTAGCAAGTGAACTCGGAATTTCGCCTGATAACTTATTCTCTGATAAATCTAGCATTCTGAGATTTTTCAAGTTGCCTACGTCCACAGGTATGGTGCCGGTTAAACAATTGTTAGACAAGTCCAACCATCCTGCCAAGGAAGGTAGACCAATAACTTGAAATGGTATGGCCCCAGAAAGGTTGTTTCCTGAGAGGCCTAAATTCTGCAGTAGTTGGCAGTTGCCCAGAGTTGCAGGTATGCTTCCGTGTAAAAAATTTTCGTCCAAACTGACTTCTGACACGTAAGTTAAATTTCCAAGTGAGGAAGGAATTTCACCGGAAAAACTGTTTCCAAATATGGACAATATCTGTAATTTTGAAAGATATCCCACAGTAATTGGAATTCTTCCTGTAAGAAGATTCTCCTCCATGCCTAATGAGATCAAACTCTTGAGCTCTGCAATACCTGCTGGGATACTACCAGATATCAGGTTTGCTCCCATTAATAAATAGTTTAGTTGGGATGATAAATTTGCAATGGAATCTGGCAATTTCCCACTTAAACTATTTTTGCTGAGGCTAAGTACTTTTAAGTGGGTACAGTTAACCAGAGAAGAGAGAAAGCTAAGGTCATCACCACCCTCAGTTCCAAGGTTATTTACAGCAAAGTTGAGCAAGGTCAGATTTTTCAATCTTCCCAGATTTACAGGTATTGAACCAGTAAAAAAGTTCTTTGCAAAATCTAGATGTTCGAGTTTACTTGCATTAGATATTGAATAAGGTATTGACCCTGTAAACCTATTTCCCGCCAAGTAAGTACTCGGATATTCGGAAGAGTGAGTCCAATGTAAGGTGGGATTTCTCCAACAAGTTGGTTGCTTGACACACCGAAGTACTCCATGGAAGTGATATTGAAGAGCTGGGAGGGAATTGAACCTGTTATAAAGTTATTTGCAGAAATTTGAAACATTTTGAGCCTATTCAACCGGCCAAGCTCAACAGGGATACTGCCGCTGAGGCTGTTTTCTGATAGAGAAAACTGCTTCAGAAACAAGAGGTTTGAAAGTGAGCGAGGAATGGAGCCTGTTAAATTGTTGGCAGCAAGCCCAAGTCCAGTTAATTTCGACAAAGTGCCTAATTCAGCTGGAATTTTCCCTTCAAGCTTGTTCATGACTAAGTCAAGAAAGCTTAGTTCTGAGCAACGAGAGAGATTAACAGGAATCTCTCCCTGAAACATATTACGATTGAAAACAATTTCTCGCAACCGAAACAGACGGCCCATTTCTTGTGGGATGTTGCCGTGGAAATGATTGTTTTGAAGATTGATAATTCTGAGAAATGTCAAGTTTCCTATGTAAGGAGAAATGGTACCTGTCAAATTTTGGCTAGGGAGGTTCAGAACCGTGACTCTACGGTGGCGAAGGCCGCAAGTGACACCATACCACTGGCAAAATCCGATGGAATCATTCCAGTTGCTTAAAGCTCCGGAAGGATCGTAAGCAACCTTACTTTTGAAAGCGAGCAAAGCCAGTTTATCTGTTTCACTTCCAGGTTCAGCGCCCTGGGAGAAATTAATGCCAGAGTAACTGAGAATgatagaagagaagaaaatgaagaattcTGCAATGGAAATGTTAGCTTTCATTTTTCCGTTTTGTACAATGGAGCTTTAATCCTTGCCACCTATTTGTAGTACAATACTTGAGCTTTTATCACTGTAATGCAGGAGGAAATTACATGAAAACCCTTATATGATACATCCTAGTTCAATACCTTTCGCTTTTGCATACAAAACATCCCATTTGTCCACGGTATTACaaaattcttctattttttGGAAGTTTGAGGATTTTGTTTTATAGATCATCAGCACCACAGTTGTTACGCATGATTCTTGTACTCAACATAGGCGGCTGTTTTTTATGTTAGTGGCACATTAAAGTCCTAGTTCAAAGTGGAACACAGAAAGTGGAGATTTTCACGGGTTTAATGATCTCTCAAAGATGGAGGACACATCATTATGCTTGTATTTCATTTTCGCTGAGTTGGTGTATAGTGTCCGGTATACACCAACTAAGAAATTGTCTTCAGAATGGAGAAGTTTGAGTAAGCTGTAAGCTGTACTACAGCTGTATTACAGCTTATTTAGGCTATAATACAGCCCTGATTTTTGCACAAATTATAGCATATCAATAATCCCCACAATCATGTAACTTTCCtaatttttctgttttactTTCTATGTATAGTTTcttgttgtatatatataaagggtacAATGTATACAAGAGGTAGAGAGAGATTCAGATCAACATTCTTTATATCCCAAAATAGTTGTCTTTCTTATAATTATCATAAGCTCCAGTGGCTAGAGTGGTCAGAAGAACATCATTGTCAAAGGGATGGACCTTGTCTGCTGATAATgtcttattcttttattttattgtttatttgtgtTGTTTATCAAGTTTCAGAGCATAGATCTTGAGCTTATCTATTTGTcgtataatatcaattttataactTTGTTGATGATACGAAACCTAAGGGAAAGCAAACAGAATATTTCAGGGcaaatatgaaaatttcattaCGGGATAAAACCATGGACAAACAACGAATAAAATTCCCTTTGCTGGTATCTCGCTCACACAAATCTCTGACTTCTCTCAAGGAGCTAAAAGAAGTGGGAATGGTtcctataaaatatatatatatatatatatatatatatatatatatatatatatatatatatatatatatataaacaatgttatataaatctgattttgagttttaattaaatatatagataatttatcatcatttagtcatatattaattttactttgatttaaacttaaatatatatatatatatagaattataCTTAAAACTGATGAGTTATTGTAAAGGAATTTCCTTCCATCTGAAGGTGTTCCAAAGTTACACAGCTGCCAAGGCTCCCTGGAATATAAGGAAATGGTCAGGGAAGAAAGAAAGTCCCATAACTTCTTTGGGTATGGATCCTTTTCAAGATTATTCAGAGGTTCTTGCAAAAATAATGGAGGTTTCCAAGAGTGGGAGGAACAGTACCCATTAAGTGGTTCCTCTCAAGGTGTGATGTATACAGCCCAGTTATGTTGCCTAATGATGATGGAATGGACCcagaaaaattcattttcagaCAAATCCACTCTATATATCAAGCTTTGCGCATGCTTTGGCTTTAATGAGCCAAGTGGGATTTTTCAATCAAGTCTCTCATGGAGAGATGACCACAAGTGACACCTTTCCAGTCGCAGAAATGGAGAGAATCATTTCATGAGCTAAAGAAAGCAAGTGGGTACTGGACTATTTGTGTTTTAACGGCAAGCAAGGCAAGTCTGTGTCATTTCCAGTCGAAATGATTTGATGCAGCAAGCACAGGGAGGGGGATCATAAGACAAAAGACTGGTTCAATATCCTTGGAGTCTCTACACTCTGAATAATTGACATAAACCGATGTATTGGATCaatatgttataattattatcaatatttttgcAACCAAATGAGAAATCGATTCAAGTGGAGGGGGTGATCCGATctaaattataatcaaattatttgattaatgatTGAACccgttaattttttaaaaataatattttcaacaattttatataatttaaattattttatcatcaaaataaacttattttaatgatatatatatttgaaattgatatttatttaattcaatccGATCTAATTCatctaactaaaaaaatagttttcaacTAAACTAGAATCATTTTTGTTAACGCGTGAAGATCTATCCGGTTAGACggattaatttaattcaatttttaaaatcataatgGATGCACCTCAATATATTGAAATTGTAAGAATTCACTCAAAACAACTAAAAggcatttaattatatttatctatggCTAATCAGTCAGCAAGTTTATCAAAGAATATGaacaatttgtaatttttttagttcTGTGCATGATTTTACATATATTCAGCAGAAATACAAGGATTTCATGGAAAGCAGTGGAACCATATTTCTCTCCCAAATGTGAAAGCAATGACCAAGGCGTGGAAGATTTCTGCCCATCTCAGAAGAGAATTCAAAGCCGTCCTCATAAGAGTCAATCGTGCTtggattatttaatttatcaaatgaaaaaagaacTGACACTGCCCAGTCAAAGATTTCAGTCAATGATTCTCTTGAAAGTTGCATGCAGTGTTTTGAGACCTAGTGGTGGAGGAGACCTAGAGgcgggctggattcgagccgagccgagctcggctcgcagccagctcaggCTCAGCTCAGGTTTTTTATGGTCGGCTCGGCTCATTTATGGCTCAATTCGATtagtttttcatattaaaaagatactattttatatatatatatatggatcaaaacgacatcgttttgtataaaaaattttaaaaaaaatataccaagTCAATCTGAACCAGCTCAGACTCGATTTGAACTCGATCGAACTGAACAGAACCCGACTCGTTTCGAGTTTGAACCGAGCCAAACCGAACTCAAACTCCAACTGACTCagttcgagtccagccctagagGAGCCCACGTCCAGATGAACTTATGAGCGACTCAAACTCctataaaactatattattgAAATGGAACCACAGATTTGATTTCTGCTAACAcagattaaattcatttttatcgAGGCCAAGTCTTAACTAGATTAAAGATTAGAGTCAATCCCAATAAGATAGATTAGACATGTCAATTAAGCTGAATCAAATAGAAGCTTAATTAAAGCTCAAAATTTAGATCTAATCTAGTATTATAATATGTCAAGCCCAATCTATAAGCTTTTCGGATTGGATTATAAGCTTATGTATTAGGTCCATGGGCTGCCCT
It contains:
- the LOC123214049 gene encoding putative receptor-like protein kinase At3g47110, whose translation is MGANLISGSIPAGIAELKSLISLGMEENLLTGRIPITVGYLSKLQILSIFGNSFSGEIPSSLGNLTYVSEVSLDENFLHGSIPATLGNCQLLQNLGLSGNNLSGAIPFQVIGLPSLAGWLDLSNNCLTGTIPVDVGNLKNLRMLDLSENKLSGEIPSSLASCDGLTSLNLSGNSFRGHIPPLSSLKGLENLDLSRNNFTGEIPKFLNTFMFLQTLNLSYNNLKGEVPREGIFKNASAISIIGNDQLCGGIPELHLPSCTSVGSRNLWQRRRFRIIIITASLAICLLLICFLAIGCWRRKGGKALADSPMGGKYLKISYAELLKATERFSSANLIGSGGYGFVYKGRLGREETPVAVKVLDLQQMGASKSFIKECDALRSIRHRNLVKIITSCSSIDNKGNEFKALVYEFMPNGSLEDWLHRNNELENPRPNLKLMQRLSIAIDIANALEYLHHHCHTRIVHCDLKPSNVLLDDAMVAHVGDFGLARLLYENPPQDPTSSSRLKGSIGYVSPEYGVSGEVSTYGDVYSFGIVLLEMLTGKRPTHDMFREGLSLHRFVKMSIPDQVAEIVDSTILEEALQVQVCRGVLEPTLQGKIHENLVSLLKLGLHCSAELPSERKEIKDVTTELQKMQKLFLELSL
- the LOC123223565 gene encoding putative receptor-like protein kinase At3g47110 gives rise to the protein MKANISIAEFFIFFSSIILSYSGINFSQGAEPGSETDKLALLAFKSKVAYDPSGALSNWNDSIGFCQWYGVTCGLRHRRVTVLNLPSQNLTGTISPYIGNLTFLRIINLQNNHFHGNIPQEMGRLFRLREIVFNRNMFQGEIPVNLSRCSELSFLDLVMNKLEGKIPAELGTLSKLTGLGLAANNLTGSIPRSLSNLLFLKQFSLSENSLSGSIPVELGRLNRLKMFQISANNFITGSIPSQLFNITSMEYFGVSSNQLVGEIPPYIGLTLPNIRVLTWREIGLQGQYLIQYLMQVNSNI